The following nucleotide sequence is from Chryseobacterium sp. CY350.
GTTGCCGAATTAAAAAGTCTTAATGCTGAAAAGTTAATCATTCTTGATGCGCGAGCCGGAAAAGATGCTTATCAAAATCATCTAAATAAACACATCAAAGGAGCAAGGTTTGTAGATTTAGACAAAGATTTAGCAGAAATTGGCGTAGATGCCGCTTTTGGAGGAAGACATCCGCTTCCAAGTATTGAAAAGTTTGGTAAAACAATTTCCTTTTTAGGTATTTCAGAAAATTCTCATATTGTTATTTATGATGATAAAAACGGAGCCAATGCCGCAGTAAGAGCTTGGTGGATGATGAAAGCTTTTGGAATTAAAAATGTGCAGGTTTTAAATGGTGGTTTTCAGGAAGCAGAAAAAGAAGGACTAGAATTTTCATCGGGCGAAGAAAGTTTTGATAAAACTGAAATCATTAACAGAAGAGCATGGCTTCTTCCAATTTCTAAGTTGGAAGATGTTGAAAATGAATTGATAAAAGATTCTGTAACGGTGATCGACGTACGAGATTCTTATCGATATAAAGGAGAGTCTGAGCCAATTGATTTAGTTGCGGGACATATTCCGGGAGCAATCAATATTCCCTTCTACGAAAATTTAGATGAGAATGGATATTTCCTCAAACCTGAAATTTTAAAAGATAAATATTTAAAATTACTACAAAACAAATCTAAAAGATTAATCATTCACTGTGGTTCCGGAGTTACTGCGTGTCATACAATTCTGGCTCTTGATTATGCCGGTTTTGAAATTCCGAATCTGTATGTGGGTTCGTGGAGCGAATGGAGCAGAAGAGAAGGAAAAGAAATTGCGAAAGATTTTTAAATACAGGTAATACTGTAATCTTAAGATGAAATCAAACTTAATATTCTTATCAATTTAATGAACTTAATGGTTCAAAATTAATTTTAAACAAAAAAAAGCTGCCAAAAATTTGACAGCCTCATTTATTTTAAAAGGAAATTTTAGAGCATTCCCAGCTCAAATTTTGCCTCTTCACTCATCATATCTTTGTTCCAGGTTGGTTCAAAAGTAAGCTCAAGATCTACTTCCTTCACATTTTCCACCTGTTTCACTTTGTCTTTTACCTCTTGTGGAAGACTTTCCGCAACGGGACAATTCGGACTCGTTAACGTCATGACGATTTTCACATCGGCTTCTTCCGAAATCTGAACGTCATAAATCAATCCTAATTCGTAAATATCCACAGGGATTTCTGGGTCGTAAACGGTTTTCAGTACTCTTATAATTTCTTCACCAATGTCGGCGATTTGATCGTCTGTAAAGTTCATTTGTTAATCTAAATTGATATTTCTCTGCAATAAATCTTCCTGACGCATACGTCGGAAAATGTTTGCCAAAGTTAAGACATCTTTTTCACAATAGTCAACTATTCGCTGCAAGTCTTTTTCTATGTAGTAGATTGATGAAACCATTGAGCCGTCGATGTCGTCTTTCGGCGTTGGGATCCCGAAAACATGAGCCAATAATTCTAGAGAAATGAAACTTTTATAATCTCCGAATTTCCACAATTCCATTGTGTCGAGATGTGGGATTTCCCAAGGCTTCTTTCCGTACATTTGAAATGGTGTTGGAGGCTGCATTCCGTTAATCAGAAAACGTCTTGCAATCCACGGAAAGTCGAATTCTTTTCCATTGTGGGCACAGAGAATAACATCTCGAAGTCTAGGGCTGTTGAACAATTCACCAAATTCCTTCAAAATCTTCTTCTCATCATCGCCAGCGAAGCTTTTTATTCGTAAAGTTTCATTCTTTTCAAGCATTCCTATCGTGATGCAGATGATTTTTCCAAATTCTGCCATAATTCCGGCTCTTTCGTAGAAATCTTCTGGCGAAATTTCATCTTTTCGCTGAAATTTTGTTTTTTTATCCCAAAGTTTCTGTTCAGTTTCAGAGAGCTCTTCCCATGAACCAGAGTTCGGAACCGTCTCAATATCAAGGAATAAAACTTTTTCTAAAGAAATATTTTGTATCATTTGTATTTGAATTTTTTAATTAGTTATCCAACCTGCATTCCGTTTTTTGTGGGTAGAGAAGGTGATAAAATGATAACATCTTTTGGATCGTCACCATAAATGCCCAAGACGAGGCATTCGCTGAAAAAATTGGCGATTTGTTTTTTGGGAAAATTCACGACGGCTACAATTTGTTTTCCGATTAATTCTTCTTTTTTATAGAGCGTTGTAATCTGAGCAGATGATTTTTTAATTCCTAAATCTCCAAAATCAATTTCCAGCTGATAGAAAGGATTTTTTGCTTTTTCAAAATCATTCACGGAAATAATTGTTCCGGATCTGACGTCAATTTTTTCAAAATCAGTCCACGATATTTCTGGTTTTATGTTCATATTATTTCTGAATTATTTAAAAACAAAAATTCTTTTAAACAAAAGTATTAAAAATTAGAAAAAATCAATCAATATACGTTGCAATACCATTGATTTTATTTATTTTTACACAAAACACAAGCAAAATGCTGATTAAAATATACGGAAGCGCCATCTTCGGTGTTTCTGCACAAACAATTACCATTGAAGTAAATATTGATACTGGTGGTATTGGTTATCATCTTGTAGGTCTTCCCGATAATGCGATTAAAGAAAGCAGTTACAGAATATCTGCAGCTTTGAAAAATGTGGGCTTCAAAATTCCCGGAAAAAAAATTACCATCAATATGGCTCCTGCAGATCTCAGGAAAGAAGGCGCAGCTTACGATCTGAGCATCGCAATGGGGATTTTAGTGGCTTCAGATCAGATCGTTGCAGATAATATTCAGGATTACATCATCATGGGCGAGCTTTCTCTGGATGGAAGTCTGCATCCGATAAGAGGCGTTCTGCCGATTGCTATCCAAGCACGAGAAGAAGGTTTTAAAGGAATTATTTTACCTAAACAAAACACGAGAGAAGCCGCGATTGTCAATAATCTTGATGTTTATGGTGTTGAAAATATCAAAGAAGTTATCGACTTTTTTAATGAAGGAAAACCTCTTGAGAAAGTAGTTTTAGATACCCGAAAAGAATTTCAGGATAAGATCAATAGTTTTCCGTTTGATTTTTCTGAAGTGAAAGGCCAGGAAACCGCCAAACGAGCAATGGAAGTTGCAGCAGCAGGCGGACATAATATTATTCTCATCGGGCCACCCGGAAGTGGAAAAACGATGTTGGCAAAACGTGTTCCCAGTATTTTGCCGCCTCTTACTTTAAAGGAAGCATTAGAAACCACAAAAATACATTCTGTTGCCGGAAAAATGGGAACAGAAACTTCGCTCATGACGGTTCGTCCTTTCCGTTCACCTCATCATACCATTTCAGACGTTGCACTTGTAGGCGGTGGAAGTTATCCTCAACCGGGAGAAATTTCACTGGCGCATAACGGAGTTTTATTTCTTGACGAAATGCCGGAGTTTAAGAGAACGGTTCTTGAAGTGATGCGGCAGCCTTTGGAAGATCGTGAAGTGACGATTTCCAGAGCGAGGTTTACCGTGAATTATCCTTCGAGTTTTATGCTAGTTGCTTCAATGAATCCCAGCCCAAGTGGATATTTTCCTGATGATCCGAATAATACTTCTTCTGTTTTTGAGATGCAGCGCTATATGAATAAACTGTCGGGACCACTTTTAGACCGAATTGATATTCATGTAGAAGTACAGAAAGTTGAGTTTGAGCAATTAGCCGAAAAAAGAAAAGGTGAAAAAAGTGAAGACATCAGAAAACGTGTTTTGATTGCCCGTGAGATTCAGAACGAACGATATAAAGATCTGTCAATCAGTTATAATGCTCAAATTGGTTCGCGAGAATTAGAAAAGTTTTGCGAATTAGATGATGCTTCATTTAACCTCATCAAATTGGCAATGGAAAAACTGAATCTTTCTGCAAGAGCTTACGACAGGATTCTAAAAGTAGCCAGAACAATTGCTGATCTTGAAGAATCTGAAAATATTTTGTCACATCATATTTCTGAAGCGATACAGTACAGAAGTTTGGATCGTGAGTTTTGGAATGTGTAAAAATGTAGCTAAACTTAAAGAAAAAGGAAATTCTACAAAGGCAGCATTCGTCTTTCCGTTTTGTTGGATGATTGCTTTAATTTTGATCTCTTTTGGTTTTATTTTAATTAAAAAGTGATCAGCAAAAACAAAAAAACCGTGAAATAAATTCCACGGTTTTCAAATATAATTTAAAAAAAATTATTTCTTTTTCTTTTTTGTAGGAGCTGCATTTCTGATTTTAGATGCGCCTGTATCAGCAGGAGTATTTTCATCTTTCACAAGTTTCAACTCATCTACGATTCTTCTTGCACCAGCATATTTGTCGATCGTCCAAAGAACGAAACGAATGTCTACACTGATCGTCTTCTGCCATTTGTCTTCAAAAACAATGTCACCACTTAGAGCTTCACTGTTTCCGTCAAATGCGATTCCGATAAGGTTTCCGTCTCCGTCAATTACGGGAGAGCCAGAGTTTCCACCTGTGATGTCATTATTTGACAAGAAGTTTACAGGAAGATAACCTGCTTTGTCCGCATACATTCCGTAGTCCTTTGCTCCCTGAAGTGCAAGCACTCTCTGAGGAAGATCAAATTCTTCGTCACCAGCTTTGTATTTACCTACCAAACCTTCCATTGTTGTGTAATAGTTATCAGTAACACCAAAGTAGTTTCTGTCTTCTCTGATTGGTAAAGTGTCAATTGTTCCGTAAGTCAATCTCATTGTAGAGTTTGCATCCGGATAGAATTTTTTCTCTGGCATTGCTTTCATTAATCCGGCTAAGAAAAGACGGTTGTTTTTAGCAAAATTATCATCAATTTTTACAAATCTTTCACCAGAAACTCTCTGATCTTCTGCGATACCTTTTGCAATTTTCAACAAAGGATCTGCATCTAATTTTAAACGATCAGGGTTTAAAACATAGTTGGTTACAGATGTTTTATTTGCAAATAATGAAGAAAATGCAACAGTTGACAAGTTATTGGCATCTAATGCCATAATCGTTGGCGAAGCAACATCTTCTTTTACCCTTGTTTTGTAAAGGTTTACCAAAGAATTCAGCATTTCTCCTTCTAATTCAGGGTTAATGTTGTCGTATGCGTCTTTTATTGCCGCTTCTACTTTAGGTTTCATTGCCAATCTTCCTGCCATATCTTGTTTTGCATACGCATCAAGAGCCGGAGCCAATTGGTAAGCTAGAGCAATATATTTTGCATTTCTGGTAAGAAGAGATGCATAATTTCTTTCAACATTTCTGTCAGAAACCTGCTTGTAATAAGTAGCAATTTGTTGCAAAACATCATCATACATTTCGTTGCCTGGTTGCGCAGACCACTGTCTGTATGTCTTTTCTATATTTTGCTTGTCTTGTATCGTGCCGTTTTTAATAACAGCATCAATTGTTCCCTGTCTGTTTTTCCAGTAGTTGGCTACAGAAGCATATTGTGAAGCATATGCCAACTGAGTGGTTTTATCCTTATCCATGTACTTCTTCATAACGTCCATTGCCAGTTTAGAAGTTTCTACCCAAGCCGGATAATCTTTAGAAACCATTTGGTTGATTCCGTACGAAGTAAGATAACGGTTTGTTCTTCCCGGATAACCCAAGATCATTGAGAAATCTCCAGGCTTAATTCCTTTTAGAGAAACAGGTAAAAAGTGTTTTGGTTTCAAAGGAACATTTGTCGGCGCAAATTCGGCAGGATTTCCTGCCGCATCAGCATATACTCTGAAAACGGTAAAATCTGCTGTGTGTCTCGGCCATTCCCAGTTATCGGTATCTCCACCGTATTTTCCTAAAGCTGATGGTGGTGCGCCTACCAATCTGATATCTTTATAATCCTGATAAACGAAAAAATAAAATTCATTTCCGTTGAAGAAATCTCTTACAACAACGGTATATTTTCCGTTTTCAGAATTTTCTGTCTGAATTGCTTTTGTTTCAGCATCGATCACAGCTTTTCTTTCAGCTGCAGTCATGTTGTTGTTTAATTTAGAATTTATTCTTTGCGAAGCGTCATCCATTCTTACTAAAAATCTTACATAAAGATCTTTTGCATTAAACTCGTCTTTTTCCTTCATTGCCCAGAAACCGTTTTTCAGGTAATCTTTTGACGGTGTAGAAGCCGCTGCTACAGCACCGTATCCACAGTGGTGATTGGTGAAGATCAATCCTTTGTCTGAAACGATCTCACCTGTACAGAATCCTCCAAAGCTTACGATCGCATCTTTAAGACTAGAATTGTTTACAGAATAAATCTCTTCTGGTGTAAGGTGCAGACCTTCTTTCTGCATATCGACACCGTTAAGTCTTTTGATGAGCATCAACAGCCACATCCCTTCGTCTGCCCTCATTTGAGCAAAACCCAACAAGAAAGTGAATAGTAAAAATATTCTTTTCATTTTTTAAATAATTATTTTGGGCTAATTTACTAATTTTTACCGTAATCCATCTTCAATTGGTACGAAAATGGGTGGCTGAGTGGTATGAAAAACATTATTTTGGGTTTTTTTACCGTTTTCATTTTAACAATGGTTTTAAATTGTTCAGCAACAAAGGTTAACAATCAGCATTATCAGAGAGAATGGATGATGGTTTCGTTTGACCAATTTACCAAACAACAGCTGATGGAAAATGGGGCAGAAATTAATCTGACCGGAGAGAAATCTGGTAATCAGATAAAAGGAACTGCGACAATGGGTTGCAACAAAATTTTCTTTTTAGCTGAATTAAAAAATAACGGTAAAATAAAATTTTCAGAAATTGGAAGTACCGAAATGGCGTGTAAAAATATGGAACTGGAAAATGCTTTTATGAAAAAATTCGGGAGCATGAAAAATTATTTAATCGAAGGGCATCGACTGACACTTTCCGATGATAAAGGAAGTGAAATGAAATTTATCGCAGCCGATTGGGACTAAATTATTCAAGTTTAAAAATAAGAAGTCCGCAAAATTATTTTTTGCGGACATCTCTTTTCAAATGGCTATCACTTTTAATCTTTAGGAATTGTTTTTTTTATTTCTTCTAAAGTTGCCGTGTTTGGTAATCCCTGAATTTTTGTGTTGTTAGGCGAAATATTTGCTTTCCGAGAATTTTTTCTGTTGGGAATTGAAGCTAAAACTTCATCAAGATTTGCAGTATTCGGCAACAATTTTCCCTTATCAATGCTTTGATTTTCAGTTTTTACACTTTGTTCACTTATTTTAAGATTTTCCTCAGACGCTAAAACGTTTGGCTTTTCTTTTTTTACAGAATAAGCGTTGTTGGGTTTTTGCATCTTTTGTTCGAATGCTTTTGCATCTCTTAAAACCTGTTCTTGATCTTGAAGTTCTGGAGTTTTCTTTTCCTGTGCGTAAAATGCTACGCTTAAAAGTAAAAATGGGATGATATATAATGATTTCATGATAGTTTTATTTAATGTTAACTAATACTTTTATTTTTCCGATCGAGATTTGATCATAGTCCTGAAGTGCTTTTCCCAAAACCTGTCCTATTTTTACTTTTTTAGGATTGGCTTTCATGGCAACTCCTGGTTTTGATGAGGTTACCAAAAGATCACCTCTTTTTATTTTTCCGCCTTCAAGGCAAACTTTTGTAGGAATCACTCCAATCACACCCATCTGAACTTTACCAGACAGATCTGCATCTACATTTTCTTCCGTTAAAAGAACGCCCGGTTTTGTAGCATAAACTCCTGACACTAAAGTAGAATATGGTTTTGATGATTTTTCTACCGCTCTGTCACTTGAAGTTGAGATTACTAAAACGTCTCCCATTTCGTATTCAGAAATATTTCCTTCTACATCAAAAACTTCAGCTAAATCGGCACCGCTGTTTTGTGTACCGCCATTAAAAAAGCCTGTTCCTGTTTTACTGATTCTGGCAACATTGGCAGACCCACTTTGAAAAACTGCGAGGTTTCCTGAAGCTCCGGTATGATTGACAAAAATTCCTGTTCCTGTTCCGACATTGGTAACAGAAACCACTGCCTGAGAATTTGCGGTATTAAAGTTTCTGAAATAACCAGCTCTGCCAGTTCCAAAATTAGGAACCCAACCGTAAATTGCACTTCCGGTTCCGTCAACCGTTGCTTCTACACCATCTCCGGCATTTTTAGCATTTGCGGTAACACCATTTCCGTTTCCGTTGGCAAGTGCGATTACCGCGGGCGCATTTCCTGTGGCATGACTGGCATAAAATAACCCACCAAATCCACCGGTTCCGGCAGCTTCGCCGTAAACTCCGGCAGTTCCAAAGTTTGAGAATTGAGAATTTACTTTTCCTTTCACAGCCGGTGATGTTCCATTGGTGTTATCAACGAAAAAATCTCCTGCGATACCATTTCCCAGTGTTGTTGACGAAAGTGCTGTAGAAGTATTTGAGGTATTAAAATTTTTAAATTCTGCCGCCTTCCCGGTGCTAAAAGTTGGAACCCAACCGTAAATTGCACGGCCTGTACCGTCTACATTTGCTTCGACGGCATCGCCATCTTTTCCTACATTGGCAACAATCGCGTCACCATTGCCATCATTTAAAGCAACTAAAGCACGTCCGTTTCCGGAGACATTTGAAGAGTAGAATAAACCAGCAAACCCTCCTGTGCCTGAGGAAACGCCAAAAATCCCAGCCGCTCCGAAGTTTCCGTAGATCGTTTTTACTTCGCCTCTCACTGCCGCGCTTACACTGTTTGTATTATTGGATAAAAAAGAAGAAACATTTCCTTGAGTATTGTCCGGAATGTTTCCGTTGCTGTTAGATTCTACTTCAAAAGTATTTCTGTCATTGGTTGCTAAGAAGTTTTGAAATCTTCCTGCCCGACCTTTGCTGTTGTTGAGACCAACTCGTCCGTATACGCCAATTCCTGTTCCGGATGTGTTTGTTGATACGAAACCATGTAATCCATAACCTCCGCCATCATTTCTCCCCACTACAGCTCCTGCGATATCACTTGTGGTTCTTCCTACAACTGCTTCACCGGCGCCGTTATTGTCGGCGATAACTCCGGCAGAACTCTGCGAGCTTGTAATGCCGTGCACTGCAAAGCCGTTTCCTGAATTGCTTAAAATCCCAATTCCTGTTCCTGTGGTTGAAACATTGATAACTGTTCCGCTTCCTAAAGTATTGGCATTGATAACATTACTGTTGTTTGCATTGTTTGATATTGAAAAATTTGCAGCAATTCCGCTCGTACTTGTTGCGTTTAATGCTGTTCCTGTATTGCTGTTTGCATAAACTCCATATCCTGATCCTGAAGAATTTCCGTAAACTCCTAATCCTGAAGGTGTAACTCCGTAAACGCCCCATCCACTTCCGTTTTGGCTTCCCCAAACACCAACGCCCAAACCTCCGGTGCCGTTATTTATTCCCCGAACACCGGAAGAAAATCCACCCGGAGCTACATTGGTAACTGTTCCTCTTACTGCTGCAATGCTTGAAGTTGTTGTATTGTTGTTTCCTTCCAGAGAAGTCCCATCACCATCGTTTGTTATAGAGAAAAGATTTGAAGCATTATTAACGGTTGCTGTATAAGGCAAAGTGAAACCTCCCCCCGAACTTCCCGACGATTTGGCATACATTGCATAAGGCACGCTTAAAAGTTGGCTTGTACCTGTGATTGTATAAGAAGTTCCTCCCGTAGGATCTGTTTCTGTTTTTAAATAATAATTTCCTGATGGCCAGTTGATGGTTGCATATGTTCCGGAAAGTACGGTTCCGGTTCCTATTTCCAGACTGATGAGGCCATTCACGTTGGTTGTTCCCGTAAGTCTTTCAGAATAAACTAATGTTCCTGCGGGCGAACCTTGCAGTATACTTACTTTAACTCCGATGTTTTGATTGGCAAGCAACTGTCCGGTTGTATTTCGCATTACAGCCTGATAGCTCATTTTTTCCGGAACCTGCGCCGAAACAAAATGGCTGCCTAGAATGATTCCTGCGGTGAGTAAAACTTTTTTCATGATGATTATTTTTTAATGATTTTAAATGTTTTAATGTTTTTGCTATTCTGATCGATTCTGATGATGTACATCGCAGAAGGAAGCTCAGAAAAATTGAATTCTGATTTTGATTCTTTTATTGTGTCTCGTTTTAAAAGTTTGCCGGAAGAATCAAATAATTGAAATTCAGAATTTCTGTAGTCGTTTGTAGTAAAATCCACAAACAAAAAATCTTTGAATGGATTCGGATACAATAAGATGTCTTTCTGGTCTTCCCCGGAAGTTTCTGAAGTAGACAAAGTGATGATTTCATAGGCTTGCTGCACGCCTTCAATCATTTGATCGTTAGCGCCTTTCGATGTGAAATCAATCTGCCCCACACTGTAAGATACAGAGCCGTTGCTGCCTGTTCCGTTTGATCCTGCTGCGACAGTTGCTTTTTGTGCATTCACTTTTGCTGCCAGACAAAAAATCAAAATGGAGCCATAGATGAAAATTTTTCTCATATTGGGATAATTTTTGGTTATTATTTTTTATATTATGATCTGCTAATGAGTTTTTTACGATGTAAAGGTAGGCGGAGGAGGAGATGGTAAACCAGAGGAAAAGAACTAGAATAAAAAAGGTGAAAACACCTATTTTTGAATTATGGGGTTGCATTTAATCATTAAAAATGTTATCTTGTAAATCTTATAAATTATATAGAATTTAATGCTAGAAAAGAAAATACATAATTACGAAAGAGCTGTTTTGGTGGGCGTTGTCACTCAAAATCAAAGTGCAGAAAAACTGCAGGAATATATGGATGAGCTGGAGTTTCTGGCTTTCACTGCAGGTGCTACGGTTGATAAACGTTTTACTCAAAACTTAACTCAGCCAGACTCTAAAACCTTTGTGGGAAGCGGTAAAGCTCAGGAAATCAAAGAATATGTAAAAGAAAATGAGATTGGCACCATTATTTTTGATGATGAATTGTCTCCTTCGCAGCTTAAAAATCTTGAAAAAGAAATTGAAGTAAAAATTCTTGACAGAACGAATCTTATTCTCGATATTTTTGCGCAGAGAGCACAAACTTCTTACGCGAGAACGCAGGTTGAATTGGCACAATACCAATATTTGCTGCCTCGACTGAGCAAAATGTGGTCTCACCTAGATAAGCAAAAAGGGGGAATCGGGATGCGTGGTCCCGGTGAAACGGAAATTGAAACCGATAGAAGGATCATCCGTGACAGAATTTCGTTGTTGAAAGATAAACTGAAAACCATAGATAAGCAAATGGCGACTCAGCGTACAAACCGTGGTAAAGTGGTGCGTTCTGCTTTGGTAGGATACACCAACGTTGGTAAATCTACCTTGATGAATGCTTTGTCGAAATCTGATGTTTTTGCGGAAAATAAATTATTTGCAACGCTGGATACAACCGTAAGAAAAGTAGTTATCGGAAATTTACCTTTCCTTTTGACGGATACGGTAGGTTTCATTAGAAAATTACCTACTCAGTTGGTAGAATCTTTCAAATCTACTTTGGATGAAGTGCGTGAAGCAGATCTTTTGATTCATGTAGTTGATATTTCGCATGAAAGCTTTGAAGATCATATTGAATCTGTGAATCAGATTTTAATGGAAATTAATGCACATCAGAAACCGATGATCATGGTCTTTAATAAAATTGATGATTTCAGCTACGAGAAAAAAGATGAAGACGATCTTACGCCAAGTTCAAACCGAAACGTTTCTTTAGACGAATGGAAAAGAACCTGGATGAACAAATCTAAACATCCTGCTGTTTTCATCTCTGCTATAACGAAAGAAAATTTCCCTGAAATGAAAAGGCTGATCTACGATGAGGTGATGAAAATTCATATCTCAAGATTCCCGTACAATGATTTTCTTTTCGAATATTTTGAAAATGATGAAGATGAAGCGTCTGAAAAAGAAGATTAATGAATTACAAAATAATCATTTTTCTGCTTTTTCTTCCGTTTTTTGCCTTGGGCCAAAAGACAAAGCTGGATTTTAAGAGTATTGAGAAAAACATCAGCAATTCCGTTTCGCCTTACTATTACGAAAAGCTTGTTTTCAAATTTAAAGGGCTTCCGAAGTCTCTCGACAGCGTAGAAGCTCAACATTTGTACTACGGCAGAAATTTCATAAAAAATAAAGTTTCCCAGACTGGCGACGAGTTCAAAAGTCTGGCAGAAGCTTTTAAAAATAATAATTTTGCAGACTGCATAAGACTGGGGAAAACTCTTTACAATAAAGATCCTACCAATCTGGATGTCATTCTTATTTTGCTTCGTGCTTATGATCAGACGAAAGATGTCGGTAATTTTTCACATCATCTTTCACAATTACGGTTGCTAACTGATGCCATTAAAAACTCGGGTGACGGAAAATCTGACAAAACGGCTTTCAAAGTAAATAATGTAGGTGACGAATATATTTTTCTTAACGTCATG
It contains:
- the hflX gene encoding GTPase HflX; amino-acid sequence: MLEKKIHNYERAVLVGVVTQNQSAEKLQEYMDELEFLAFTAGATVDKRFTQNLTQPDSKTFVGSGKAQEIKEYVKENEIGTIIFDDELSPSQLKNLEKEIEVKILDRTNLILDIFAQRAQTSYARTQVELAQYQYLLPRLSKMWSHLDKQKGGIGMRGPGETEIETDRRIIRDRISLLKDKLKTIDKQMATQRTNRGKVVRSALVGYTNVGKSTLMNALSKSDVFAENKLFATLDTTVRKVVIGNLPFLLTDTVGFIRKLPTQLVESFKSTLDEVREADLLIHVVDISHESFEDHIESVNQILMEINAHQKPMIMVFNKIDDFSYEKKDEDDLTPSSNRNVSLDEWKRTWMNKSKHPAVFISAITKENFPEMKRLIYDEVMKIHISRFPYNDFLFEYFENDEDEASEKED
- a CDS encoding DUF4919 domain-containing protein, giving the protein MNYKIIIFLLFLPFFALGQKTKLDFKSIEKNISNSVSPYYYEKLVFKFKGLPKSLDSVEAQHLYYGRNFIKNKVSQTGDEFKSLAEAFKNNNFADCIRLGKTLYNKDPTNLDVILILLRAYDQTKDVGNFSHHLSQLRLLTDAIKNSGDGKSDKTAFKVNNVGDEYIFLNVMNIGQDYKRVSQPLRDGVIDMWEKEDIKIYIKVLYLDLIF